A stretch of the Thalassotalea euphylliae genome encodes the following:
- a CDS encoding sigma 54-interacting transcriptional regulator, translating to MSTPLFPKENVTKNTTDSATEHARILVVDDDPSLLRLLSIRLAGAGYQVETAENAKVALGVMTSFQPDMVISDLKMEGMDGFALFEQIRARHPHLPVVIMTAHGTIPDAINATKQGVFSFLTKPFESKQLLDTVEQALKLQPLHANDTADENWRKRIICRSSKMAQLLMQSKQVAQSNFSLLIQGQSGTGKELLANAIHQASKRSSQPFTAINCAAIPEALLESELFGHVKGAFTGADKRHIGLFEACSGGTLFLDEIGDMPMNFQVKLLRALQEKEIRPVGSTQSIAVDVRVISATHKNLRKAILESKFREDLYYRLNVVELEIPSLAERREDIPLLAQHFLHKSKNQTDSVNVTGFTQEAMELLITAPWPGNIRQLENVVEQSIALATEPLISEQLISNALRNKPGVLPSFAQAREQFERDYLAKLLRLTNGNVTQAARIAQRNRSEFYKLLNRHHLTPEAFRDASDLHE from the coding sequence ATGTCTACTCCCCTATTCCCCAAAGAAAACGTCACAAAGAACACTACAGATAGCGCCACCGAGCATGCCCGAATTCTTGTTGTAGACGACGATCCTAGCTTGCTTAGATTGCTCAGTATTCGCTTAGCCGGTGCTGGTTATCAAGTTGAAACCGCTGAGAACGCAAAGGTTGCGCTTGGTGTAATGACAAGCTTTCAGCCAGATATGGTGATTAGCGACTTAAAAATGGAAGGGATGGACGGTTTTGCGCTATTTGAGCAAATTCGCGCCCGTCATCCCCACTTACCCGTTGTCATCATGACCGCACACGGCACAATTCCCGATGCTATTAATGCGACGAAACAAGGGGTGTTTAGCTTTCTAACCAAACCCTTTGAGAGTAAACAGTTATTAGATACGGTTGAACAAGCACTCAAATTGCAGCCTTTGCACGCCAATGACACAGCTGACGAAAACTGGCGTAAACGTATTATTTGCCGAAGTTCAAAAATGGCTCAACTACTGATGCAATCGAAGCAGGTTGCGCAAAGTAACTTTAGCTTATTGATACAAGGTCAAAGCGGTACAGGGAAAGAATTGCTCGCCAATGCTATTCATCAAGCCAGTAAGCGATCAAGCCAGCCATTTACCGCGATCAACTGCGCAGCAATCCCAGAAGCATTGTTAGAGTCAGAACTCTTTGGCCATGTCAAAGGTGCTTTTACAGGGGCAGATAAACGCCATATTGGCCTGTTTGAAGCGTGCAGTGGCGGCACTTTATTTCTCGATGAAATTGGCGATATGCCAATGAATTTTCAAGTTAAGTTGCTACGAGCATTGCAAGAAAAAGAGATTCGCCCGGTTGGTAGCACTCAGTCAATTGCAGTTGATGTTAGGGTTATTTCAGCGACCCATAAAAACCTGCGTAAAGCGATACTCGAAAGTAAGTTTAGAGAAGATTTATATTATCGACTTAATGTCGTCGAGCTTGAAATTCCGTCGTTAGCAGAGCGCCGTGAAGATATTCCTTTGCTCGCCCAGCACTTTCTTCACAAAAGTAAAAACCAGACCGACAGTGTCAACGTCACAGGGTTTACCCAAGAAGCGATGGAACTATTAATTACTGCCCCTTGGCCTGGCAATATTCGTCAATTGGAAAATGTTGTGGAACAAAGTATTGCGCTGGCAACCGAGCCACTCATTAGCGAGCAATTGATTAGCAATGCACTACGCAACAAACCCGGTGTACTGCCCTCTTTTGCCCAGGCTAGAGAGCAATTTGAGCGCGACTACCTAGCCAAGCTGCTACGACTAACTAATGGCAATGTAACGCAAGCTGCTAGAATTGCTCAACGCAATCGTAGCGAATTTTACAAGCTGTTAAATCGCCATCATTTAACACCAGAGGCTTTTCGAGATGCTAGTGACTTGCACGAATGA
- a CDS encoding sensor histidine kinase, whose protein sequence is MTSDLPLLARVQRTVRQLSIKHLAVLGFFSVIGPLFAALLFIAEQTKAASTLGVKSILAVSTLVEANQDLSQTLTKAERFASQYIVLKEIELLDRFTVEHFKAVNILDSQLAKIKDPKLDSNIDALNQQLSWVAERLPRELNNLEEVSQAFRDIAPLSQALRERSDQLIQLKAHAIRGQTEKVDSVIYQSLLIVPISLLIAAIFVYLINRPLRRLTQQIAQLTQDNFEHAFALGGPKEINNIARALETMRVRLRALELQKSSFIRHISHELKTPLAAIREGSALLNDSSLGPLNAGQQEVSGIIVNSVMRLQQLIEDLLAFNIVLDSTSLQDRQLTKVSAVIEEVVSQHKLALQRKALTVDLTLVDVQLMTNQKQLTVVVENLLSNAIKYTHHGDTVTVATKLDKEQLILSISDNGPGMSAQEMEQIFDAFYQGKLANTSEIDSSGLGLTIVQELVMRLNGKITVNSSQSEHTHGSQFVVNLPRPSGQES, encoded by the coding sequence ATGACCAGCGATCTACCGCTGCTAGCACGAGTGCAACGAACGGTTCGACAGTTGTCAATTAAGCACTTGGCAGTATTAGGTTTTTTTAGTGTTATTGGGCCTTTGTTTGCGGCTTTACTGTTTATTGCAGAGCAAACTAAGGCTGCATCAACCTTAGGTGTGAAATCGATCTTGGCAGTGTCTACTTTGGTGGAGGCCAACCAAGATCTCAGTCAAACACTCACTAAAGCCGAGCGCTTTGCCAGCCAATACATCGTACTTAAAGAAATTGAATTATTAGACAGATTCACGGTTGAACACTTTAAAGCGGTCAATATTTTGGATAGCCAACTTGCCAAAATTAAAGATCCGAAACTCGACAGCAATATTGACGCACTCAATCAGCAATTAAGTTGGGTCGCTGAACGTTTACCCAGAGAGCTAAATAATCTTGAAGAAGTCAGCCAGGCATTTCGCGATATAGCCCCCTTGAGTCAAGCACTAAGAGAACGTAGCGATCAGCTAATTCAGTTAAAAGCCCATGCCATTCGTGGGCAAACAGAAAAAGTTGATAGCGTTATTTATCAAAGCCTACTTATCGTGCCTATCAGTTTGCTGATCGCTGCGATTTTTGTTTATTTGATCAATCGACCACTGCGCCGGTTAACTCAGCAGATTGCGCAGCTGACGCAAGATAATTTTGAGCATGCCTTTGCCTTAGGCGGCCCAAAAGAAATTAATAATATAGCCCGAGCATTAGAGACTATGCGAGTTCGCTTGCGCGCATTAGAACTGCAAAAATCATCGTTTATCCGCCATATTTCGCATGAATTAAAAACACCGCTAGCTGCAATTCGTGAAGGGAGTGCCTTGTTAAACGACAGCAGCTTAGGGCCTTTAAATGCTGGCCAGCAAGAGGTCAGTGGCATTATCGTTAATAGCGTTATGCGCTTACAGCAGCTTATTGAAGACTTGCTAGCGTTTAACATTGTGCTTGATTCAACGAGTTTGCAAGACCGCCAGCTAACCAAAGTTTCAGCTGTTATTGAAGAGGTTGTCAGTCAACATAAACTCGCACTGCAACGTAAAGCATTAACAGTTGATTTAACGTTAGTTGATGTTCAACTCATGACCAATCAGAAACAGCTTACCGTGGTCGTTGAGAACCTCTTATCGAACGCAATCAAATACACACATCATGGCGATACCGTCACAGTAGCGACTAAGCTAGATAAAGAGCAACTAATACTATCAATTAGTGACAATGGGCCGGGTATGTCAGCACAAGAGATGGAGCAAATCTTTGATGCCTTTTATCAGGGCAAGTTAGCAAATACCAGTGAAATAGACAGCAGTGGACTTGGTCTAACCATAGTGCAAGAGTTAGTGATGCGTTTAAATGGCAAAATTACCGTAAATTCTAGCCAAAGTGAGCACACTCACGGCAGTCAATTTGTCGTAAACTTACCGCGTCCTAGTGGGCAGGAGTCATAG